In one window of Lewinella sp. 4G2 DNA:
- a CDS encoding DinB family protein, translating into MNRSELLQKWKGNKGYTLKLISAMPDEYWDFKPTPEVKSFRSQFAHLTTWMRTHSRFVTGVTMEKPSVKTREDILWHLTEFFDALLAYLKEADEGALDEIVPVFYGKRSKEFILQVMDNHLSHHRGQVVVYLRLCRVVPPGYRGW; encoded by the coding sequence ATGAACCGTAGTGAACTCCTGCAGAAGTGGAAGGGTAACAAGGGTTACACCCTGAAACTGATTAGCGCCATGCCCGACGAGTATTGGGATTTTAAACCTACACCTGAGGTTAAATCTTTCCGGTCGCAGTTTGCCCACCTGACCACCTGGATGCGGACCCACAGCCGCTTCGTGACCGGAGTGACGATGGAAAAGCCCTCGGTGAAGACTCGAGAAGATATTCTGTGGCACTTGACGGAATTCTTTGATGCCCTGCTCGCCTACTTGAAGGAAGCGGACGAAGGTGCACTTGATGAAATTGTGCCCGTCTTTTACGGAAAGCGTTCTAAGGAATTCATTTTACAGGTAATGGACAACCACCTCTCCCACCACCGGGGGCAGGTGGTTGTCTATTTACGTTTGTGTAGGGTGGTGCCGCCGGGGTACCGGG
- a CDS encoding SRPBCC family protein has product MKKHITTTNPISAPASEVWANLRTGEGVDKWLPPVTACRVEGNRRYCEAGEARLEETIEESNDEAMTFRYSIQKQDMMPVIDIEGTMRVEAVDANNCLLHWDVDFGVESEELFAQLEPNIKGMYAAAAAGLGELALA; this is encoded by the coding sequence ATGAAAAAGCACATCACTACTACCAACCCGATTTCCGCCCCCGCCTCCGAAGTATGGGCTAACCTACGCACTGGCGAAGGCGTCGACAAGTGGCTTCCGCCCGTGACCGCCTGCCGCGTCGAGGGTAACCGCCGTTACTGCGAAGCCGGTGAGGCGCGCCTGGAAGAAACCATCGAGGAGAGTAACGACGAGGCCATGACCTTCCGCTACTCCATCCAGAAGCAGGACATGATGCCCGTCATTGACATCGAGGGAACCATGCGCGTCGAAGCCGTTGACGCTAATAATTGCCTGCTGCACTGGGACGTCGACTTCGGCGTAGAGAGTGAAGAACTCTTCGCCCAACTCGAGCCTAATATTAAAGGTATGTACGCCGCCGCGGCCGCCGGCCTTGGGGAACTTGCCTTAGCTTAG